From Natator depressus isolate rNatDep1 chromosome 7, rNatDep2.hap1, whole genome shotgun sequence, the proteins below share one genomic window:
- the MRPL43 gene encoding large ribosomal subunit protein mL43 encodes MTARGTASRYLGSVLRNGLGRYVCQLQRLSLVFSPGGQTSRGARGYIEEKVLDFAKQNPGVVVYVSPQKCRSPTVVAEYLNGAVREEIIADKTVAEITQLVQKLANQSGLEIIRIRKPFHTDNPSIQGQWHPFTNKPSTLPGQSLRRLEQQPNKV; translated from the exons ATGACCGCGCGCGGGACTGCGAGCCGCTACCTGGGCAGCGTCCTGCGCAACGGGCTGGGCCGCTACGTGTGTCAGCTGCAGCGCCTCAGCCTGGTCTTCAGCCCCGGCGGGCAGACCTCGCGCGGGGCCAG AGGCTACATAGAAGAGAAGGTGTTGGACTTTGCCAAGCAGAACCCTGGTGTGGTGGTgtatgtgtccccacagaaatgcagaagtcccacagtgGTCGCAGAATATT tgAACGGAGCAGTGAGGGAAGAGATCATCGCTGACAAGACAGTGGCTGAGATAACGCAGCTGGTCCAGAAGCTGGCCAACCAGTCGGGGCTGGAGATCATTCGCATCCGCAAGCCCTTCCACACAGACAACCCCAGCATCCAGGGCCAGTGGCACCCATTCACCAACAAGCCAAGCACCCTCCCCGGGCAGAGCCTGCGCAGACTGGAGCAGCAGCCTAATAAAGTGTGA